The following are encoded together in the Citrus sinensis cultivar Valencia sweet orange chromosome 1, DVS_A1.0, whole genome shotgun sequence genome:
- the LOC102624829 gene encoding acireductone dioxygenase 1, giving the protein MALEAWFMDESSQDQRLPHHRNPKQFVSLDQLAELGVLYWRLNPENYENDEELQKIREARGYSYMDLLDLCPEKVTNYEEKLKNFYTEHIHADEEIRYCLEGSGYFDVRDESDQWIRIWIKAGDLIVLPAGIYHRFTLDTSNYVKLMRLFVGEPVWTAYNRPQEDHPARKEYIKGLTGQAGVPVEAH; this is encoded by the exons ATGGCTCTCGAG GCGTGGTTTATGGATGAAAGTAGTCAAGACCAACGGCTCCCTCACCACCGCAACCCGAAGCAATTCGTATCGTTGGACCAATTGGCAG AATTGGGAGTGCTGTACTGGCGCTTGAACCCGGAAAACTATGAGAACGATGAGGAATTGCAGAAGATCAGAGAAGCAAGAGGTTACAGTTACATG GATTTGCTTGATTTATGTCCGGAGAAAGTGACTAACTATGAGGAGAAGCTGAAGAACTTTTACACGGAGCACATCCATGCCGACGAAGAGATACGCTACTGTTTGGAAGGAAGTGGATATTTTGATGTTAGAGACGAGAGTGATCAGTGGATTCGAATCTGGATCAAAGCGGGTGATCTAATCGTTCTGCCAGCTGGAATCTACCATCGTTTCACTCTTGACACTAGTAACTATGTTAAG TTGATGAGGTTGTTTGTGGGAGAACCAGTGTGGACGGCATATAATCGGCCACAGGAGGATCATCCTGCCAGAAAGGAGTACATCAAAGGTTTGACTGGGCAGGCAGGGGTGCCAGTTGAAGCTCATTAG